Below is a genomic region from Gracilimonas sp..
GGACCCTGGCCTACCGAAAATATGAAGATAACGTACCGGAAAAGGTCAAAAAGCGTCGTCTGACGGAAATTATAAATCAGCAAATGAACATTCAGGAAAGAAGAAACCAGGATGAAATCGGACGCCGGCATGTTGTATTAGTAGAAGGAACCAGCAAGCGATCTGATGATCAGATGAGCGGACGTACCGACACCAATAAAATGTGTGTTTTCGATCGTAAGGATTTTGAACCAGGTGATTATGTAGAAGTAGAAGTCATGGATGCTACTTCAGCCACATTAATTGCACGTCCTATCCAGAAAACTACGCTGACTGAGTATTACGGAGCTGAAGTTGCAGCCTGAGTGAACGCAAAGGCCACATATCTTTTTCTGTTAAGCTTCATATTCCTCTTTGTGGGGATTTCAGTGAAAAGTGTGGCACAGCAGCCCTCTCTTGGCATTTTATGGGATAATCCAGTTGATACATCAGAAGCAAAAGCCAAACTGGATATCTATGCGGCTCATGGTATCGATTATATACAGCTGAATCATCCGGTTAATACTGAAACTTTATCTTTACTCAGGGATACGCCTTTTACAATCCTGGTTCAACTGGACAAGCCTTTTCTTACGATAAGCGAGATCCAGCAAAAACAAACAAATCTGCTTCAGCAATTTGGCGAAACTGCCGATTATTACCGGTCATACCTTAATGTAGCAGCAATTGGGCTACTTAAAAACAGCCAAACTTTCCATCCTGATTTTGCGGATTCTTTTTCTCCCATTCTCGACTCACTTTCAATCAGGTCCAATAAAGAGTTTTATTTTTACGCCAATGAAAACTGGTACTATTTAAACGCCCCGACAAAGCCTTTTGCTACACTGTATTCAGACTCTGCTTTCCATTTTAGTGACATTGTTTCTTTTAACACCATTTTTAGTAAAGAAGTAAACCAAAATTCCGGGCTTGTCTTCTTTGTAAACTCAAAGTGGCTGGATGAAGCTTTGGTTTCTTATCCTGAATTCTCAGAAAGCCTTTTATTGTATAGTGAGAACAATCAGTGGCAAGTACCATTGCCTGAATCCGATGAATCCGGCGAGTCACAGAGTTGGATGATTCTACTGTTAGTACTACTTTGGGTTACTTTAGCTATCTTGTTTAAAACCCTGCCCTACCTAAGGCCTATGCTTTTACGGTACTTTCTTGCACATCGGTTTTTTGTGGATGACATCCTTCATTACAGAGAGAGAGCGATAACAGGAGGAATTTCTCTAATGGCGATGCATGCTGTTTTTTCTGGAATAGTATTCTACATTCTGGCCAACTCATCAATAAGTGATGCAGGGCTTGATGCTTTTTACCACCACATGCCATCACTTGCAATCGTGGGCGCTAATTATGCTTCATTCTTTGTTTTTGGGGTATTATTGACTCTGGTAGTTCAGTCAATTGCCCTGCTTTGGCTTTACCTGCCAGCTAAAAACCTCGAACACTTTAGCCAGGCTGTGAATCTTTATGCAGGAACTTTCTTTCTCGATTTCCTTACTGCAACAATTTTGGTTACGCTTTTTGTTACAGGATTTGGGCTTACCTATATCCTGACTTTTGGTGCTTTATTTGTGCTGATTTGGTTTGGAGCTTTCAACATTTCAGCTTTTGATATTTCCCGGGGCATGGGGCAAGGCACTGCAATTTACCTTCTCCTTACTATTGGATTGCACACTATACTATCTGTTGGTCTGCTGATTCTATTTTTCGTTAATCAACCTTTGGTACAAATCCTAGAATTGGCAATTAATCTTTAACCCAATTCTATTTCTTCTGCTGCTTTTTTTTCCAATACATACTGAATATCCGCGCAGCTTCTTTGGGTATCAATGAATTGTCATATTCAGCTGAGGCTTCTTTAGTTCCGACAAGGATTCTCCCCACATGTCCCAGTCGCTCATGAGGCATACAAAAGTAATCATAAACTCCTTTCTCATCTATTTTGAGAAGCCAAACATCACCTTTATTGAGCATTCCCGAATCAAAAGAAGATGCAGCATCAGGAATACGCAATGGTCGGCGGTTATCCGGGTGATAAGCTGTAACTGTGTGCATTCCTTCAAGTACTTCAAACCGAATTACATCACCGGCATTAACCTGAATAAGAGCCGGCACAAACTTCGCATCTGTGCCGGTTCCCGTTACTTCCACTACCAACGTATCGGAAGGGGTAATTTGAAGTGCATGTAAAGTTTCACCACTATAGAGAATAAGCGGAATCACTATGAAAATCAGAGTCTTCATTGTATTGAAATACTCTTGATCATTTCTTCTATGCTCTGCGCTGCAGATGCCATTGGCTGATTCAACCCTTCCACTCTGACCGCCACTTTCCCTTCCGGATCAAGGACCGTTACCAGATTGGAATGTGCGAATTCACCATCACTCTTTTTAACGTATTGAACGCCTAACATCATAGCCAGACTTCGTATATCCACATCTTTAGTTGTTACAAAATGCCAGCCTTCGATATCAAGCTGTTCGTACTCAGCATATTTTTTTAGTACTTCCGGCGTATCGTTTTCTGTATCAAATGAAACGGCTAATACATTAACTGAAGTCCTCATTGATTTATCTAACGCACTGTACAAACGCCAGGTATCTCTGATCAAGATGGGACAAACCTGGGTGCAGTTGCCATAAAACATGACGATTACAACCGGCTCACCCTTAAACTGACTCAGTGAAATAGACTCATTCCGGTGCGTAACCCATTCTGCATCTAAATGATAAAGTGAATGCTCAGAAACTTTTTCAGCCTTCAGCGTGGCATCTTTTCCGTGATGATGCTGAGCAACCAGGTTCAACGAGCTCAATAATAAAGCAGATAAAATTAATAACGTTTTCATAGCTGTGTATTTGAAGAGGATTCGGGATGATCGATATTGTACGCACATCTAAAACCTACCATACCGGTTGTTGTTTTGGGGTTAAAACTCATTCGGGTGATATATCGAATAGAAGCTGCATAACTATATATATTGCCTAGTTGCTGTAATCTGCCAACGGTCCCGCAATCCAGGGAAAGTTCATCAGCAATAATGGGCTTGTAATCTTCAACCCACTCCATGATCAGCCCAAACTGATCCTGCACGCCGTGTCTGTTTTGGATCTGTGTTGAACCAACCGCCTTGGTATTCTTCGCATCTACACTGGAATACCAGCCAATTAGTTCTGTACTGAACCGATTCATCTCCTGTATCGATTCAAAATCCATGAGCTGAGCCGAGTATTCCCACTCGTTAAGGGTAGGTAATCTTCCTCCTTTGTCAGAGCAATAAGCATTAGCCGCAAACCAGGATACATGAGTAACCGGACGATTTTCACCGATTTTATCAAAACCGGGATTGAGACTTTCCTGCCAGTGCTGAAGGTAGTTTTGAGCTGTAAATACAGCTGGTACTTTCTCCCTTTGCCAATTCTCATTTTCTTGAATAAAGGCCAAAAAATCTTCGTTTGTAACGGCTGTTTTGTCTATATAAAAAGAATCGACTGAAATGGGCTCACCCTTAACTTCGGGTAGGATAGAATGAAAAGATCCCGCCGGAATCAATACCCGCTCTTGTTGTGCCATCACCGGATTCAACAAACTAACCAATAAGCCAACTATACCGGTCAGGGCCCAATTTTTTAAGCGGTGTATGTTCTTTTGGGATCTCATCGTTTTCTTTCTTTTTTGAAAAATTGTAAGGACGAACTGAATTCGCCCTTACAGTATCTACTATTCAGATTTTCAAATCAGTGAGCTTTTCAGCTACACCGGTTTCTCCGTTTTACTTTTCCTGTTTAGGGCCTGCTTTCAATGTTCCGGTTGCGCCTAATTCTGCATCGGCAAACTCGTGGTCAATCAGGATGTACTTGCCTTCTTCAGGTACAATCATGTCCAAAGTTGCTGAGCCGGAAGCTCCTACTAGTACAGTCTGCATTCCACGCATTTCGTTGAATGGATGTCCTTCAATCCAAACCCGGTCAAAGATGCCACCAATTACGTGGAAGCTGGAGGTTCCGCTTGGTCCGTTATTGGAGAAGTGGAAACGTACTCGTTCGCCGGCATTGGCTTTCAGTGGCTGGTCGTGCATAATGGTTTGGTGTCCATTAAATACAACGTGGGAAGGCTGTCGATTTGAAGCACCTTCAAAGTCATACTGATACAATTCGCCGGGACCTTTTTCCAGGTAGTACTCGGATTGAACCACTACATACTCACGGTCAACTTCATAATCAGTTGGGTATCCGTCTTTAGGTGAAACGACTACCACACCATGTTGCCCCATCGCTGTGTGCATGAGAACACTAGGAGTACCACAATGGTAGATATAAGAACCCGCATAGTTAGCAATCCAGTCAAACTTGATGGTTTCGCCCGGCCCTATGGTTCTCCATTTGTCATCTTTAGCTACGGTACCAGCATGGAAATCCATGGAATGTGGCATAGGCATAATGCCCGGCTTGTTCTTCTGGTAGTTATTCTCTGCCACCTGCTGCATGAACGGTGATCCACCTTTTGAAGGCTCAGTGATTGTCACTTCCTCATCGGAGCGGTTTTTCATGTAGAAAGTGATGCGATCCCCTTCTTTCACATGTAATACGGGCCCGGGAACCGTTCCTCCAAAAGTCCAGGCTCTGTAGCGGACTCCTTCAGCCACTTCAATTTCCTGAACTATGATATCGATTCGTACCTCGTGATGCTTGTTACCTTCATAGTCAAGAGGCTTTAAGTTGGGTAACATGGTTACGTATTCTCCAACTACTGGAGGACCGTCGTAATCTTCCGTGAATACTTCTGCTTCTGGCATACCGAATGTCATTCCATCCAGTGTATACTCGGCTGTTTGAGCTAATGCCAAACCGGTAAATAATAAACCAAACAATGTGGACAGCATTAATTTTGAGACTTTCATAGTATTGTATATTTGAATTAAAGTTTTAAGACTATTTTGTCTTTTATTTATTCGTAAAAAACCTTTTCACTTATGATAACCGAGTATTGTGAATTTAAGATGAAGATGTCTTAAATAGTTTTTTTATACTTGTAACCCATCTAAAGTTCACTAACCTACTGATGAAGCAGCCAATTACAGGATTTCATAAAGATGAGAATAATGACTGGGTGGCAGAATTAAAATGCGGTCATAATCAGCATGTACGCCACAACCCGCCCTGGCAGCTAAGGCCCTGGGTAATAACAAAACAAGGACGAAAATCCAGGCTAGGCACCGAACTAAATTGTAAGAAGTGTGAGAGATAAAACTTTAGTATAATCCGACGTTGGTTCAAAAATAAATAATCTGAATTATTATGAGCTCTTCCATCTTTTTTCGCACCGTAATTTCCGGGTTTATTGCCACTTTTGTGATGGCTATGATTGCTTTTCTTTTAGGAGGTATTGGTTTTCCGGCTATAGACATTGGATTCATCTTAACAGAGAGTTTTAACCATTCCTTGCCGGGTGATCCTTATCATATCATTTTTGGAAACCTGGCATACAATGTTGGGGGAATTTTACTGGCTCTAATCTGGGTGTCTTTTCTCCAGCAGCGAATTCCGGGAAAATGGATTGTTCAGGGCTTAATTTATGGTGTTCTTATTTCTGTAGTTGCTGGTGTTGTAATTTCACCTTTTGTTTCCATGGCCGCCGGAGAAAATTTCGGAGTTTTTTATACAAACACCTGGTTCCCCGGATTGATGATTATGGCCGGACTATTTATGCACCTTGCCTACGGAATAACACTAACTCTCTGCCTGAAGGTAGCTGGCGTAAAGGGTATAAAAGAATAACCCTCTTCTTTCAACATATTTTTTAGTTAAATAATGTGTGTGGATCTTAGCAGGATACACTCGCCTACTTGTTATAACAACTTCCTCTTCTTTCCGGATTCAGGTTAACATAGTCTTCATAAAAAAAGACTATATATAACTATGAACAGCAAAATTACATTATTCACGAACTGGCATACTATGCGCTGGGTGGCTCTTGGTATTGGTTTGTTTTTTATCACCCTTGCCATTATTGATCAGGAAATTATAACCGGGATGTTATCGGCTTTTTTTCTCTTTCAAGCATTAACCAATAAAGGCTGTATGGTTTCCCAATCCTGTGCAATACCCTTTGATGAAAACCCATCATTGGAAAAAACCGAAGAACCGGGTTTCACCGAGATTAAATAGAACGTTATGGAAAGCAACAACACACAAAAGAAACCATTTTCTGAACTGATTAAAGAAGATACACCCGTATTGGTTGACTTCTATGCCGACTGGTGTGCTCCCTGTAAGATGATGCCTCCTATTCTAAAACAACTGAAATCAGAAATGGGTGACGCTATCAAAATCATCAAAATTGATACTGAGCGAAATCCGGATGTGGCTATTCGATACCAGGTTCGGGGCATACCAAACCTTATCCTTTTTCATAAAGGACAAATACTCTGGCAACAAGCGGGTGTGGTACAAATGCCGCAGCTGAAACAAATTATTGAACAAAAACTGGAGCAATCATGATGGCCGATAAGCATTTATATGACGTGGATCTGAAATGGGAACACGGTCGTATTGGAGTATTGAGTTCTGACAAACTAGATGACCAAATTGAAGTAGCCACACCACCCGAGTTCCCGGGAGGGGTTGAAGGAATCTGGTCTCCTGAACATCTTTTTATTTCCTCTATAAGCAGTTGTTTTATGACTACTTTTGCAGCTATAGCGGAATATTCCAAACTCGATTACGATTCTCTGGATGTTAAATCAACAGGCGTTATGGCAAAAGTAGATGGCAGGTATGTGATGAAAGAGGTTTACTTGAAGCCAAACCTGGTTATTACGGATGAAAAAGCCAGAGATAAGGCTTATCGAATTCTGGAAAAGGCTGAAGAAGCATGTCTTATATCCCGGTCTGTAAAAACAGAAATTATACTGGAACCAAAGGTGACAATAGTCGTGTTGAATTAATAAATCCAAACTCAAATCTTAGATACAATGTCTTATCATTTCAGCAAGAAACTCAATCTTTCTTTTGACGATGCAATTGAGAAAACTACGGCCGTTTTAAAAGAAGAAGGCTTTGGTGTTCTCACTGAAATCGACATTAAGGAAACACTTAAAAAGAAGCTCGATGTAGATTTTCGGAAATACAAAATCCTCGGCGCATGTAATCCTCCAAATGCTTATAAAGCTTTGCAAGCTGAAGGTCATATTGGATTAATGCTCCCCTGTAATGTCATCGTTCAGGAACACGAAAACGGAGAGGTAGAAGTTTCTGCCGTTGACCCTATTGCCTCCATGCAGGCTATTGAAAACGCAGACTTAGGTGATGTTGCTAAGGATGTACAGAATATGCTGAAGCAGGTTATCGATAAGCTTTAATGCCTATTTTTGTTAAAGCTTACAATTCTTTTCCAGTGCAGGCTGATAAACAATACTACAGCTAAAAACTCAAGCCCTCGTGCAACAATGTGTATATAATCACCGGCTGTGGTTAATTCTGCAAAAACCATTAACCAGATTCCAAGGTTTAAAGCCGCTACCATAAGGTAAGCAACAAAGCGATTACCCCTCGCTTCCCCCTTAAGATATCGGGGCAAAATCCAGTAAGCCACTCCCAGAGTAAACTGGATGATCCAGCCGAATATCATCAGCTCGATGTGAGCCGGAAGAAGTGCCCAAATTTCAGGATCAATATTCAACGCTTTATTGATTAACATCAGCGCACCAAGAAATGCACCAAATAGCAGACAAATGAGTGAACTCTTAATCAGCAAGCGCGATGGGAATGTCATATCACCTTGAGCTTTTCTTCTTTTTGCGACGTTGTGCTTTTGAAAGTACCCGGGGCCAGATTTCAGTTACGTAGCAAAGTACAGCCCCAAACTGAAGAATAGCTGAAATAACGAGCAGAATCTTCCAATGATATCCTTCAGAGAGAATAATCATCGGTTCAGAGATGAACCTCAAAATCAATCCCAGGTTTAGAAATGCATAAGTAAGCCACGCCCATTTTTGATTTTGAAAGCTCTCTTCTTTGATCCGGCCCGGAAACATCCACAACGAAACGCCCATAATAATTTGGGTTATCCACCCCACCATTAACATGTGCCAGAACGTGGGAACCAGGTTGGGAATCCCCAGGGAATCAACCTGAAGGATTACCCCAACCAATAACGCTCCTAAAAAGTAAACCATCCCGGTTTTTAGAAACAAACGAGTTATTAAAGGCATAGGGGGATGTTTCTTTAAGCAAAAACTAACGCAGAAGACTGAAAAGACTCAAAGAGTTCTGCTAACCGCTTACTCTGTTCTTCCACTGTCCTGGTAATCGATTCAAGATTCTCATACTCATAAGCCTGCCCCTTTGAAATCTCAAGGCAGTATGCCATTCCATCTTCCAGGTTTTTCTTAAAGCGAGTCAGTTTTCTAAGATCGTCGGCGGGACTTTCGCTCTGGTTGATCAACTCCTCAAAATAATCCACATACATCACCAATTCTTTAGCAAACATATGAGGGCGTTCTGCCGGCACCAACGAGTCAATTTTGCCATAGATATGAGCAACCATCTCCTGAAGGCTGTATTGCCGATTAAACCATGCAATGTTCGGGCCGGGACAAATTGCTTGTGGTGCCCGACCCGGCTTCAAAATTCCCAACGTAATTAAAGCTCCATTTCCCAGGTGGTCACAAAGGCAAGCTTTATCAAGCACTTTCTCCCGTTGCTCTGCTTTTAAATCGTCAGATACTTCACTTTGATTAATCTGGTCAATCTTCAGCAATTGGTATTGCGTTGAGGCTGTACAAATCGGGTTCTCAGTAAATTCCGTATTGGACTCCAAAAAGCCTTTTGGGCACTGCGAGCCGGGTTTGCCTTTTTCTATTCGCTTTTGATGCCATTTTGCCGAACCCGTATTTTTCACATTGTTGAAAGGAACACCCAGAGGTGAAACTCCCGACAGATACAGGTCCTCTTCTTTGGCCTCTTGCAGAAGTTGCATAGTTGGCTCGTCAACCGTTGTAGCTTCAGGAACCATCAGAAACGGACTCCCCCATCCGGTGGCATCCATTTCAAAATCTTCCAGTAAACGCCTTGCTTCACCGCTGGTACCAATTCCACCCTGTACGGTAATTCTGGGGTGATTATCGGCCCATTCACTGTTAAACCCCCGGCCTCGTTCTTCTTCATAAAATTTTTCAATCAATGGCTGAATGGAAGAACTCAACATCTCTTTCTTCTCACGGAATTCTTTGAGTAAGGACGGCAATAAATACCCATCGGAGGCGAATGCGTGTCCCCCACAGTTTAAGCCAGACTCAATACGATATTCAAATATTTCCAACCCCTTTTTTGCCAGGTATTTTCCCTGTATCAATGCGGACCGAAAATCACTCACCTTCAGAATAATTTTCTTTTTGATCTGTCCTTTTACGTCCCGATAGAAGTCTTCGAACTCCGCCAGGTAGTTATATAGACGGGGATTGAAACCGGCTGAGAGAATAAGACTGGAGGAAAGTTGGCTGTTTGCATATCCCCGAAGTGCAGCACTGCCATCGCTGTATTCTGCTGTCATCGGCTGGCCGCTTTTTGGGAAACTAAAGCCATCCACTTTCGACATAATATTTACATCTATTGAGCCCGGCCTCATCTCATTGGTAAGCTCTGATGCGAAAGAATCGCGTATAGATCCTGAAGCCATTTCTACCAATTTCTGATACTTTTTCTTGAGATCAGAAGAATCGGGGAGCATTTCGAAATACCTGGACTTTTCATTCTTCCAGAAAAAAGGCTGCTTTTTTATATCCTCAAATTTTTGATTCATAATCTCATGAACCAGATCGAGGTATGCGGTAATACGGCGAGCCCTGCCATCTTCGGCATTCCGAGGAATATTCTCATAGGGAAGCTCAAAAAGAGTAGCATAATGCTTTCGGATACGTTCAATCAGCAGATCATCCACTATTGAAATAACAGAATTGATGCCATACGGAGCAACTCTGATAGGTGAATCGATTGAATGGCCCGTCCCCATTACAGGAATAGAAAAAGTGTGTAGAGAATTTTGCATAGGAATTAGTTTATTGCTTGTTAGCGGAGGGGGTAAAACGATCAACCTCAATCTACAATACACTACATTTGTGAAGAGCGAATGAAGCGAAATAAAAAAGGGTGGTTTATAAACCAACCACCCTTAGCTATCAATTTAACCGTTGCTCAAGTTCCAAAGCTTTTGGAAACAGAATGTTATTTTCCAGATGTACATGCTTGTGTAAATCCTGCTGGAAGCCTGCCAAGTTCTGGAACAGTACGCGGTATGAAGCGCAAGCATTTTCCGGCGGGTTAAAGCCTTGGGTTAGTTCTTCGATCTTGGCCATTAAATCACCGGCCTTATCATGCTCGTCTTCCAGGGCTTCAACGATAGCCTCTTTTACCGATCCCTTTTTCTGTTCCTGAACCAGCTCTTTAATCTGGGGAAACAGTTCCTCCTCTTCTTTTTGAAGGTGTCCGAGCATCTCACTCCTCAGCAACCGTACATTCTGAAGAATATCAAGCAATTCAGGATCTCTTTGGCCATGAACCCGTGCTACTTTTTCTGCATAAAAATCAATTTCCGGCAACATTTTCCGCACAAAACTATGGTGGTTGTTAACAATATAATCCACCAGAAAGTCCAGCGACCAGTCATTGTAATTATGATTCTCACCGGTATCTAAATCAAGTGCATTCAGATCGGTTTCAATTTTATTTAAATCCAAGCCCTTTTTAGTACAGGCTTTCTCTAGTGATACTTTTCCGCCACAGCAAAAATCAAGACCATAAGATCTGAATACCTGTGCAGCTCTGTAATCTTCGGCAACAATCTGCCCTACTGTTTTCTGTGATAGTGTTTCTGAATTAACCATATTTAAGAGTATTTTATCTTTTATTAGTTTAAATTTTTTTACTGCCAGGCAAATGATCCATCAGCAGTGATGCGAAACTTATT
It encodes:
- a CDS encoding plastocyanin/azurin family copper-binding protein gives rise to the protein MKTLIFIVIPLILYSGETLHALQITPSDTLVVEVTGTGTDAKFVPALIQVNAGDVIRFEVLEGMHTVTAYHPDNRRPLRIPDAASSFDSGMLNKGDVWLLKIDEKGVYDYFCMPHERLGHVGRILVGTKEASAEYDNSLIPKEAARIFSMYWKKKQQKK
- a CDS encoding SCO family protein, encoding MKTLLILSALLLSSLNLVAQHHHGKDATLKAEKVSEHSLYHLDAEWVTHRNESISLSQFKGEPVVIVMFYGNCTQVCPILIRDTWRLYSALDKSMRTSVNVLAVSFDTENDTPEVLKKYAEYEQLDIEGWHFVTTKDVDIRSLAMMLGVQYVKKSDGEFAHSNLVTVLDPEGKVAVRVEGLNQPMASAAQSIEEMIKSISIQ
- a CDS encoding formylglycine-generating enzyme family protein, with product MRSQKNIHRLKNWALTGIVGLLVSLLNPVMAQQERVLIPAGSFHSILPEVKGEPISVDSFYIDKTAVTNEDFLAFIQENENWQREKVPAVFTAQNYLQHWQESLNPGFDKIGENRPVTHVSWFAANAYCSDKGGRLPTLNEWEYSAQLMDFESIQEMNRFSTELIGWYSSVDAKNTKAVGSTQIQNRHGVQDQFGLIMEWVEDYKPIIADELSLDCGTVGRLQQLGNIYSYAASIRYITRMSFNPKTTTGMVGFRCAYNIDHPESSSNTQL
- a CDS encoding multicopper oxidase domain-containing protein, coding for MKVSKLMLSTLFGLLFTGLALAQTAEYTLDGMTFGMPEAEVFTEDYDGPPVVGEYVTMLPNLKPLDYEGNKHHEVRIDIIVQEIEVAEGVRYRAWTFGGTVPGPVLHVKEGDRITFYMKNRSDEEVTITEPSKGGSPFMQQVAENNYQKNKPGIMPMPHSMDFHAGTVAKDDKWRTIGPGETIKFDWIANYAGSYIYHCGTPSVLMHTAMGQHGVVVVSPKDGYPTDYEVDREYVVVQSEYYLEKGPGELYQYDFEGASNRQPSHVVFNGHQTIMHDQPLKANAGERVRFHFSNNGPSGTSSFHVIGGIFDRVWIEGHPFNEMRGMQTVLVGASGSATLDMIVPEEGKYILIDHEFADAELGATGTLKAGPKQEK
- a CDS encoding DUF3565 domain-containing protein; translation: MKQPITGFHKDENNDWVAELKCGHNQHVRHNPPWQLRPWVITKQGRKSRLGTELNCKKCER
- the trxA gene encoding thioredoxin yields the protein MESNNTQKKPFSELIKEDTPVLVDFYADWCAPCKMMPPILKQLKSEMGDAIKIIKIDTERNPDVAIRYQVRGIPNLILFHKGQILWQQAGVVQMPQLKQIIEQKLEQS
- a CDS encoding OsmC family protein; protein product: MADKHLYDVDLKWEHGRIGVLSSDKLDDQIEVATPPEFPGGVEGIWSPEHLFISSISSCFMTTFAAIAEYSKLDYDSLDVKSTGVMAKVDGRYVMKEVYLKPNLVITDEKARDKAYRILEKAEEACLISRSVKTEIILEPKVTIVVLN
- a CDS encoding DUF302 domain-containing protein encodes the protein MSYHFSKKLNLSFDDAIEKTTAVLKEEGFGVLTEIDIKETLKKKLDVDFRKYKILGACNPPNAYKALQAEGHIGLMLPCNVIVQEHENGEVEVSAVDPIASMQAIENADLGDVAKDVQNMLKQVIDKL
- the ric gene encoding iron-sulfur cluster repair di-iron protein — encoded protein: MVNSETLSQKTVGQIVAEDYRAAQVFRSYGLDFCCGGKVSLEKACTKKGLDLNKIETDLNALDLDTGENHNYNDWSLDFLVDYIVNNHHSFVRKMLPEIDFYAEKVARVHGQRDPELLDILQNVRLLRSEMLGHLQKEEEELFPQIKELVQEQKKGSVKEAIVEALEDEHDKAGDLMAKIEELTQGFNPPENACASYRVLFQNLAGFQQDLHKHVHLENNILFPKALELEQRLN